In one Takifugu flavidus isolate HTHZ2018 chromosome 9, ASM371156v2, whole genome shotgun sequence genomic region, the following are encoded:
- the sybl1 gene encoding vesicle-associated membrane protein 7 yields the protein MAILFAVVARGTTILAKHAYCGGNFLEVAEQILAKIPSENNKLTYSHDSYLFHYICHDRIIYLCITDDEFERSRAFSFLSEVKRRFQTTYGSRAQTALPYAMNSEFSSTLAAQMKHHSDPRGSDRLADTQLQVDDLKGIMVRNIDLVAQRGEKLELLIDKTDNLVDSSVTFKTTSRNLARAMCMKNLKLTVVIALVSLVILYIVVSAACGGLSWPSCVK from the exons atggcaatttTGTTTGCAGTGGTGGCCCGGGGCACCACCATCCTGGCAAAACATGCCTACTGTGGTGGAAACTTCTTAGAAGTAGCTGAACAGATTTTAGCTAAAATCCCATCAGAGAATAACAAATTGACCTACAGCCACGACAG CTATCTTTTTCATTACATCTGCCATGACAGAATCATATACCTGTGTATTACTGACGAT GAGTTTGAAAGATCCCGTGCGTTCAGTTTCCTCAGCGAAGTCAAGCGGCGCTTCCAGACAACATACGGGTCGCGAGCACAGACAGCTCTGCCTTATGCCATGAACAGTGAGTTTTCATCGACACTGGCAGCTCAGATG AAACACCATTCTGACCCTCGTGGTTCCGATCGTCTTGCTGACACTCAATTGCAAGTTGATGACCTAAAGGGCATTATGGTCCGCAATATAG atttAGTCGCTCAGAGGGGAGAAAAACTTGAATTGCTGATTGACAAAACGGACAATCTGGTCGACTCT TCGGTCACATTTAAGACCACGAGTCGGAACCTGGCCCGAGCCATGTGTATGAAGAACCTCAAGCTGACGGTTGTCATCGCTCTGGTGTCTCTG GTGATCTTGTACATTGTTGTGTCTGCTGCCTGTGGAGGCCTGAGCTGGCCCAGTTGTGTCAAATAG